CTTGACGGTAATTCACCGCCACGGCATTCCTGCCCTGTATTGCATGGTCGGGATTGACCAGACTTGTTTGTCTCTCGCGCCGGTAACCAATCCGGTGCACCAAAGAAGAGGAAAGATATGTACGCGATCGTTGAAATCGCCGGAAAACAGTACAAGGTCGCCAAGGACGATACCTTGTACATTCCCCGCCAGCAGGCAGACGCCGACACCACGCTCACGTTCAATTCGGTATTGCTGGTTTCGGACGGGTCGAATGTAACCGTCGGAAAGCCGACCGTGGACGGCGCAAGCGTGGAAGCCACGGTTCTTGACCATGTCAAGGCAGACAAGGTGTTGGTATTCAAGAAAAAACGCCGCAAACGCTACAAAGTGAAGCGCGGACACCGCCAACCCTACACGCAAGTCAAGGTTACGGCCGTAACGGCCGGCTGAACCCAACCGTAGTCGAAAACAACACATTCGGAGACCGAAATGGCACATAAGAAAGGAATGGGGTCGACCAAGAACGGTCGGGATTCAAACCCCCAAATGCTCGGCGTAAAGGCATTCGGTGGCGAGTTCGTACAGGCGGGTTCCATCATCGTCCGTCAGCGTGGCACCAAGTTCCATCCTGGCACCAACGTGGGTCGTGGCAATGACGATACGTTGTTCGCCATGCAGACCGGCGTTATCCGTTTCTCGCGTGGCGCGAAGAACCGCAAGTTCGTTCACGTCGACGCCGACTGACCCCGGAGGAATGCAGCGTCCCGTTGACGCTCCTCTACCAGACTCCATGAATCCCCTGTCCGGCTTTCCGGGCAGGGGATTTTTCATGGCACTCGGTGCCCGAGCGGAAAGTTTGGTGCCCGAGCGGAAAGTTTTACCGCCCTTGGAACGCGTACACAGGCGTTTTCCGGCAATTGAGGCCGGTTCACACCTTGGCAGGCCCTTTGTATGGTTCGGGTCGGGCAACCAATGCCCGGGACACCACGCCCCTCGGGGCTACCGACCTATCAACGGAATACTGCCATGTTGCGAAAAGTACAACTCCATACCGCTCCTGAATCGTACCTGACCGGGTACCGGCTCTCCGACATCTCGTTCGAGCAGACCGATCTCCCGTACTCTTCCCTGACCCCCATCTGGGAAGCCATGCGCAACGGCGCATGGGACACAGCCGGTTCACTGGCACGGGAAGCCATGGACGAACGCCGCATCTTCCATCCGGAAGAACGCGCCGCAATGAACATGGCACTGGCCGAGGCCGAACGACGGCTGGGAGCCACCGATTCGGCCAAACGCCTTGCGGGTCGTTCCCTCGACCTGTTTGCCAATCAGCATGCCTCGCATCGCATCCTGATCAGTGTACATCTGGGACGCAAGGACTTCACCGCCGCCTATCTGCATCTTGCGAATCATGCCGTGGGCGATACCGGGACCCCATGGGACTCGCCACTGGACTACGTGGAAACCCACACCGCCTTGGCCGCCTGGGCATGGCAACTTGGTGAATGGGATCAGGTCGCCGATCATCTGCTGTCGGCATGGCCCGAGGGCCCCGCCCAGATGCCGGCTCCGTTGCGCGAAGACTGGTTCCGCCTTGCCCTTTACCGTGGCCAGGCCCAGGATGCGGCCGAAGTCGCCGCCCTGCTCGTCACCGAACTTCCCGTGGATCGTGGGGATGAAATCCTCCAGACCATGGTCCAGAACGGCTGGATGGAACAGGCGCTTCCCATCTATACGGAGGCCTTCACGCACCGAACCGACAACGAGCTCCTCCGCCGTCGTCTGGTCGCCCTCAACATCAAGCAGGGCAACATTGAAGAAGCACGTCGCCTGACCCGTACCGGCGCCCTGCGCCTCGCCGCTTGAGCCCTGCCATGAACAAGCCCCTTTTCAGCGGACTGACCATCCTCCGCCCTCCCGACCGCCAATTGGCGGAAAAGCTTCAGGCCATCATTGCATCGGGATTGCCCCTGGATGCCGTGCATCTGGCCCGGATCCTGAGTGAGGACGCCATCACGGTCGCCGCCATCCTGAAGCGTGCCAACAATGCCTACTACGGATTGCGGGAGACGGTCAGCAGCCTGACGCACGCCATCGAAATCCTCGAGCCGGCCCATGTTGCACAGATGGTCATCGGGACCGCCCGCGACAACGCCGACACGGCCCTTGTTCAGACGCTGCTCCGGCAGGCCCGGGACACGGCGTGGGCCACCCACAAGATGGCTCCGAGTCGTCCTGCTGCTCCGGGAACGGAGTTCACTGCCGGCTTGATGTACAATTACGGCCAGATCATCCTGGCCCTGTCCTTCCCGTACCAGGCACCGGCCCTGTTCGCCTCCAGCCGCAGCACCATCCTTTTCGACCCCGACGATTGGCGGACGCCCGAGCAATTGCAGTTCGGGATGGACGCCGCCGAAGCCGGTGAATTCGCGGCTCGGCGCCTGTGTCTGCCGGATGCGCTCGTGAATGTCATGGCCACGGGTGGCCACCCCGCCCCCGCCTCCGGCTACACGCCCGCCTCCCCCCTGGCCAGCCTCATAAACCGATCCTTCTCCACGAATATCCTCCACGGACATGGCCATTAAAACCAGCCTCCCAGCGGAATCCAGGCCCGCAATCCGTCGCGTCCGCGACATCTCCGGCCGGGAAATGGTCTCGTTTTCCGCGTTCAGCAAGGTGGTCACGCATCGCATTGGAAGTCTCATCAGCTCCATCGAGGGCTATACGGATTTGCTTCTTGACGCCATTCCGGAGACCGAGGATCGGGAAAATGCCTTCAGGATCCTGGAAGGCGTCCGTCGCATGGAGGCCGTCCTTGAGGACATCCAATCGTTCCGGAACGACCTTCAGGTCCAACTCCGCCCTCTTCCGGCCGACACGCTCGTAGCCAATGCGTTCCGGCTGTTGTCGGACGTCGAGGCGTCCCGCACGAAGCTGCACGTGAGCCTCCCGGAGGGGGTCCACGTACTGGCCGACCCTCAACCGTTCCGGCAGGCCCTGCTGGCAGTTTTGCGCAATGCCATGGAAGCCACCGACGCGGACAGCGCACCGGTTTCGGTGACCGTGGACGTGGTCGAGGCCACGCATGAACTCCGGATCCAGGTCTACAATGTCGGCCCCCTGTCACCGGACACCGTCCGGGCCCGGATCTTCGAACCGTTCTATACGACGAAGGCGCACAACCTGGGCGTCGGCCTGACCATTGCCCGTCGGATCCTGCACCTGCACGGAGGCAGCATCAACCTGACCTCCGGTGAAGAGGAATTGGGAACGGAGTTCACGTTGCGCATTCCGCTGTCGACAGACTGACGGATGTCGGAAAATGGGGTATATTCACGGACTTCCCGTGACGAACCGCCCCTCCCGATGGCCGACAAACCGCATCTCCTGTTCGTTGACGACGAGCACCTGCTCCACAACCTGTTCGAGCGCCTGTTTACGCGCAACGGGTTCGATGTGACCTGCTGCGCCAGCGCGTTGCGTGCCATGGAACTCATGGCCGAGCAGTCCTACGACATGGTCGTCACGGATTTCATGATGCCGGACATGGACGGGTTTTCGCTGCTCTCCCACATCCGCGAGAAATATCCGTCCACCCGGGTCATCATGGTCACGGCCCACGCGAATGTGCAGCATGCCGTCCGGATGATGCAGCATGGTGCCATCGATTACATTCCGAAGCCGTTCACCGCCGCCGAGTTGGTGGACCGCGTCAAGAAATCGCTGGCCACGCCCATCGATGCGCCGAAAGCAGATCCTGCACCGGTTTCGACGGGCAAAGGCGCATCAACCAAACCTGCACCGGCACCGACTACATCGTATGTAGGCGAGTCCGCGCCCATCCAGCGCCTGAAGGACATGATTCCGCGGGTCGCACAGAACAAGGCTCCGGTTTTCATCCAGGGGGCGAGTGGAACCGGCAAGGAAATTCTGGCGAGACTCATCCACGAATCCAGCGATCGGGCGTCCGGTCCGTATTTGACGCTCAACTGTGCGAACCTTCCCCGGGACCTGGTGGAGAGCCATCTCTTCGGGCATCGGAAAGGCGCATTCACCGGCGCCATCGAGGACATGACGGGAGCTTTCGAGCGGGCGGACGGCGGGACCTTGCTGCTCGACGAGATCACCGAGATCGACCTGCCCATCCAGGCCAAACTCCTGCGGGTACTCCAGGAACAGGAAATCCAGAAAATCGGCGCATCGGAGGTCCGACGCGTGAATGTGAGGGTCATCGCCACCAGCAACCGCA
The Rhodothermales bacterium genome window above contains:
- the rplU gene encoding 50S ribosomal protein L21 — its product is MYAIVEIAGKQYKVAKDDTLYIPRQQADADTTLTFNSVLLVSDGSNVTVGKPTVDGASVEATVLDHVKADKVLVFKKKRRKRYKVKRGHRQPYTQVKVTAVTAG
- the rpmA gene encoding 50S ribosomal protein L27, whose protein sequence is MAHKKGMGSTKNGRDSNPQMLGVKAFGGEFVQAGSIIVRQRGTKFHPGTNVGRGNDDTLFAMQTGVIRFSRGAKNRKFVHVDAD
- a CDS encoding HDOD domain-containing protein — encoded protein: MNKPLFSGLTILRPPDRQLAEKLQAIIASGLPLDAVHLARILSEDAITVAAILKRANNAYYGLRETVSSLTHAIEILEPAHVAQMVIGTARDNADTALVQTLLRQARDTAWATHKMAPSRPAAPGTEFTAGLMYNYGQIILALSFPYQAPALFASSRSTILFDPDDWRTPEQLQFGMDAAEAGEFAARRLCLPDALVNVMATGGHPAPASGYTPASPLASLINRSFSTNILHGHGH
- a CDS encoding HAMP domain-containing sensor histidine kinase, with translation MAIKTSLPAESRPAIRRVRDISGREMVSFSAFSKVVTHRIGSLISSIEGYTDLLLDAIPETEDRENAFRILEGVRRMEAVLEDIQSFRNDLQVQLRPLPADTLVANAFRLLSDVEASRTKLHVSLPEGVHVLADPQPFRQALLAVLRNAMEATDADSAPVSVTVDVVEATHELRIQVYNVGPLSPDTVRARIFEPFYTTKAHNLGVGLTIARRILHLHGGSINLTSGEEELGTEFTLRIPLSTD
- a CDS encoding sigma-54 dependent transcriptional regulator — translated: MADKPHLLFVDDEHLLHNLFERLFTRNGFDVTCCASALRAMELMAEQSYDMVVTDFMMPDMDGFSLLSHIREKYPSTRVIMVTAHANVQHAVRMMQHGAIDYIPKPFTAAELVDRVKKSLATPIDAPKADPAPVSTGKGASTKPAPAPTTSYVGESAPIQRLKDMIPRVAQNKAPVFIQGASGTGKEILARLIHESSDRASGPYLTLNCANLPRDLVESHLFGHRKGAFTGAIEDMTGAFERADGGTLLLDEITEIDLPIQAKLLRVLQEQEIQKIGASEVRRVNVRVIATSNRNLSDAIADGIFREDLYHRLAVFPLSVPPLRDRMTDVPVLAEHFVRKYCSLYGLQDKQLDPALVARLQAHTWPGNVRELENMIQRGVLLSAERPMVQEDDVYDDFFADADASSRATDAPGIGKHETIEDMERYMILEALAESDQNQQQAADKLGVSARTIRNKLKKYRDEGLLD